The Nostoc cf. commune SO-36 genomic sequence TGACTAACTACTACAGGCAAACCAGCCGCCATATATTCATATACTTTCAATGGTGAGAAGTAAAAATCAGATTGTGCGGCGTAGGGTGCAACGGCGACATCCATTGCTGCTAATAATTGGGGAACTTGATCAGGATTCACCGCACCTGTAAATTGAGCATGAGCATCTAATCCTTGTGCAGCTAATTCCCTTTGCAGATTTTCCCGTTCCGGGCCATCGCCAACAATTAAAAGTTTGGCATTGGGAACACGTTGATGCAGTAAACTAAAAGCTTCTGTGAGAATTGGCAATCCATGCCACGGTTTCAACGTACCGACAAATCCCACTGTAAAGGTTTCTGGTTGAGTTGTCGGACGAAGGGTAGAAAGGCGGTGAGGATTGACACCATTAGGGATGACATGAACTTTGCTACCGTCCACATAATTCATTAAGTAAGTTTTCACTGCATCTGAAACAGCAATTAGTGTTGTAGCTGCTGAAAACACCTGATTTGCGACTTCTTCCGCACTTTGGCGATCGATCAAACCCCGATGCTGTGCTTGTTCTGTAATCAGAGGCGAATTCACCTCCAACAACCCCGGAATTTTCATAGCTTGGGCATATTCCATCACGCTATAACTCCAAAGAGAATAACGT encodes the following:
- a CDS encoding glycosyltransferase family 4 protein, whose amino-acid sequence is MREQVALAMNPDLRLNLERFGPFDFIYERYSLWSYSVMEYAQAMKIPGLLEVNSPLITEQAQHRGLIDRQSAEEVANQVFSAATTLIAVSDAVKTYLMNYVDGSKVHVIPNGVNPHRLSTLRPTTQPETFTVGFVGTLKPWHGLPILTEAFSLLHQRVPNAKLLIVGDGPERENLQRELAAQGLDAHAQFTGAVNPDQVPQLLAAMDVAVAPYAAQSDFYFSPLKVYEYMAAGLPVVVSQIGQLADLIDPEVNGILCPPGDAIALAEALEKLWRSPPLRHTLGQAARQTVIAHHTWDAIAKQILYIASPLPMEVKL